One window of Falco cherrug isolate bFalChe1 chromosome W, bFalChe1.pri, whole genome shotgun sequence genomic DNA carries:
- the LOC129734138 gene encoding ankyrin repeat domain-containing protein 26-like has protein sequence MELEEETRRSIGKNSEESNTEREKDLLYKNQLLQDEIAVLRLEINQVRLKHQEEEGKSLEENETLKEKNEALKKELKLHKEALTQTVLQYNAQLDFLKTESAVLTSKLEQTNESKDRLEAEIKSFHSRLNAAVQELERHRSSEKDAEQRFHRERDEWHRLQGKLHHDLSDTQETNKSLSQQLCKAESKANRLENELHPLEQTLREKTLLVEMTQKELSQAQRQAKECDRAQQLEKDPVSELVIKQESLQGRLAQLQSENLFLRQQLEDAQSKRIMKEEVVNDVQDRLNDTLNKLRADREKQIYLIEEQNKDLNAKSTDLRKQVFEYETDKVERECESERKEGKQLVELKHPVELRLDQEMKRNLDLQKDCKRLKRLLSRATKKLRVYEERGGLSQLNLQAEMKNRYSEMVNEADRLRTKVDELSQQLEIKSKKGMQLEAQNHDLREELSTMRGNHEELEKSKSQLKEEVANLKHHMETNMVDRSQIEQYKREVEERAAQEIRQKLQEVNLILQMQAASQDRLEQIRASHHALLTSQLEQRIGDLERELDRIKNTQRDSTFQKESAQAEVEKYKDLYLEEVKNGRCLAKKLERANERLAEANAELLQECHRSKPLIASSAVSGPVLYSTELGHISNNPALNRSLNLGGSFLTPTGNTLPSRNRVEAYVAKVRQELDERIAKELKQGNVSLLGAFLRKKRSVPNS, from the exons ATGGAACtagaagaagagacaagaagatCTATAGGAAAAAATTCAGAG GAATCCAAcactgagagagaaaaggatCTGTTGTACAAGAATCAGTTACTACAAGATGAGATTGCTGTGCTAAGGCTAGAAATCAATCAAGTAAGACTTAAGCaccaggaggaagaaggaaaatctttagaggaaaatgagaccttgaaagaaaaaaatgaagctctcAAAAAGGAACTTAAACTGCACAAGGAAGCATTAACACAAACGGTTCTTCAGTACAATGCGCAGCTGGACTTCCTAAAGACAgaatctgcagtgctgacttCCAAACTTGAGCAGACAAACGAAAGTAAAGACAGACTAGAGGCAGAAATCAAATCATTTCATTCCCGCCTGAATGCTGCTGTTCAAGAACTTGAACGTCATCGGTCATCAGAAAAGGATGCTGAACAAAGATTTCACAGAGAACGTGATGAATGGCATCGCTTGCAAGGCAAGCTCCATCATGACCTCTCCGACACGCAAGAAACCAACAAGAGCTTGTCTCAGCAGCTGTGtaaagctgaaagcaaagctaATAGGCTAGAAAATGAGCTTCACCCGTTGGAGCAAACCCTCAGAGAAAAAACTTTGCTTGTAGAAATGACACAAAAAGAGTTAAGTCAAGCCCAGCGTCAGGCAAAGGAATGTGATCGTGCTCAACAACTTGAGAAAGATCCAGTAAGCGAACTTGTAATAAAACAGGAGTCCTTGCAGGGGCGATTGGCCCAGCTCCAGAGTGAAAACCTTTTCCTGCGTCAGCAGCTGGAAGATGCACAGAGCAAGAGGATCATGAAAGAAGAAGTAGTGAATGATGTGCAGGACCGGTTGAATGATACTCTGAACAAACTCAGAGCTGATagggaaaagcaaatttatCTCATAGAAGAGCAGAACAAGGATTTAAATGCCAAGAGTACTGATTTAAGGAAACAAGTCTTCGAATATGAGACTGACAAAGTAGAAAGAGAG tgcgagagtgaaagaaaggaaggaaagcagctggTAGAGTTGAAACACCCAGTTGAACTACGTCTGGaccaagaaatgaaaagaaacctcgatctgcagaaagactgtaagAG GTtgaagaggctgctgagcagagctacGAAGAAACTACGGGTGTATGAGGAGAGAGGGGGACTGTCCCAGCTTAATTTGCAGGCAGAAATGAAGAACAGGTATTCTGAAATGGTCAATGAAGCTGACAGATTAAGAACAAAG GTTGATGaactttcccagcagctggagataaAGTCTAAAAAAGGCATGCAGCTAGAAGCACAAAATCATGATTTGCGAGAGGAGTTGTCCACCATGCGTGGGAACCATGAAGAACTGGAGAAGAGCAAAAGCCAGCTGAAAGAAGAGGTGGCTAATCTCAAACACCATATGGAGACTAACATGGTGGATCGCAGCCAAATAGAACAATACAAAAGAGAGGTGGAAGAACGAGCTGCAcaagaaataagacaaaaacTGCAAGAAGTCAACCTGATTTTGCAG ATGCAGGCAGCCTCCCAGGACAGATTAGAACAAATCAGAGCCAGTCATCATGCTTTGCTGACAAGCCAGCTAGAACAGAGAATTGGAGACCTCGAACGTGAATTAGACAGGATAAAAAATACCCAGCGAGACAGTACTTTTCAAAAAGAATCCGCACAGGCAGAAGTGGAAAAGTACAAAGACCTGTATCTGGAGGAAGTTAAAAATGGAAGGTGCCTAGCAAAAAAACTGGAAAG AGCTAATGAGAGACTAGCAGAAGCCAACGCTGAGCTCCTTCAGGAGTGCCATAGAAGCAAACCTTTAATTGCAAGCAGCGCTGTCAGTGGTCCAGTTCTGTATTCAACTGAACTGGGACATATTAGCAACAATCCGGCACTGAATAGAAGTCTAAATCTAGGAGGAAGCTTCCTAACCCCGACCGGGAATACGTTACCATCAAGAAACAGAGTTGAAGCCTATGTGGCTAAG GTACGGCAGGAACTAGATGAAAGAATCGCTAAAGAACTTAAACAAGGTAATGTGTCACTGTTAGGggcatttttaaggaaaaagaggagTGTTCCTAACTCCTGA